The Candidatus Caldatribacterium sp. genome contains the following window.
CCACCCAGAAAGAGGCAAAAAGAACGGCCCCGAAAAGGGCAACCTCGGGGAAAACACGTTGCCTTTCCATCGCCGGACAGAATGATTTTCAATCGGTCCACCACCGCTCAGATGGTGAATACCCCTTTGTCCATGATGATTTTCCCATCGACCGCCACCGTGGGATTCACGATGATTCCGTCGTTGTGGGTCTTCGCATCGATTGTGCCGCCCATGTCGAGGTTCATGCCCAGGGCGATGTGGACGGTTCGGAAAGCCTTTTCGTCTTCAAGGATATTTCCCGTGATTCTGGCTTTCTCGTTGGTACCGATGCCGAGCTCTCNGGCGAGTTCCTGTGCTTCTCTGCCTCCCTCAATCCTCACCACCTTTCCTCCGTGAATTTCCAGGCGAATCGGTTCTGCCAGCACCCCAAGGGGCGACATGGACCCGTCAATCACCGCCACTCCCTCCACCGACTCCTCAACCGGAGCGATGTAGGCCTCCCCAGCGGGGAGATTCCCCCACCGTCCTCTCTCCCGGTAGAGGCCGTCATCGGGGGGAATGCCGGGCTTTCGGCCCTTTATGCTCATGCGGAGGTTC
Protein-coding sequences here:
- a CDS encoding aminopeptidase — protein: MHLAPLMKGAMIAVRDCMGVQPGERVLVVTDTGKLSIAESFFLALHALGVDGTMVVMTPRSHHAEEPPEEVKAAFLACDVALLVTTMSLTHTRARMEATAKGARIASMPGITEDMMTVGAMTADYEKVSELSWKVTRILEEGSEVTITTERGTNLRMSIKGRKPGIPPDDGLYRERGRWGNLPAGEAYIAPVEESVEGVAVIDGSMSPLGVLAEPIRLEIHGGKVVRIEGGREAQELAXELGIGTNEKARITGNILEDEKAFRTVHIALGMNLDMGGTIDAKTHNDGIIVNPTVAVDGKIIMDKGVFTI